The DNA window CGAGACGGCCACGCCCATCGGCCCGATGCCCGCCAGCCCGAAGCGGTGGATGGCCCACGTGCCCACGCCCCACTTCGCCACGCCCACGCCCACCACCACCACCAGCCGCTCCCAGGGCCGGCCTCCCGCGTTCTGCGCCGTCGCGAGCAGCCCCGTCAGCGTGACGAGCAGGCACTCCAGGGTGAACCACTGCACCAGGGGAACCGCCGCACTCCACCGGTCCCCGAAGAACAGCGGCACCACCACCGGCATCCCCATCACCGCCACCGGGAGCGCCAGGAGCAGCACCGCGGACAGCCGCCGCAGCGAGGTCGCCAGGTACTCCGCGAATCCCGCCGGGTCATCCTGCAAGCGGCAATAGGCGGGGAACGCCACGCGGTTGAGCACGGCGCTCAACATCATCGGCGTGGAGGCCAACGCCCAGGCCCAGTTCACCAGGCCCACGCTCTCCTTGCCGAGCACGTGCCCCACCACCAGCGGCACCCACCCCGCCACCAGCGCCGCCACCAGCGGCGGGAGCTGGAACGCCAACCCGAACCCCAAGAGCCGCCGAAGCACTTCCAGGCGGAACACACCGCGCGGACGCCAGGGCGACGCCCACCAGATGCACACCAGCCCCACGACGCCTCGGACCAGCGCGCCCAGAGCCAGCGCCCACGCGCCCATCCCCGCCCAGGCCAACACCAGCGTACAGGCCACCTGCGCCAGGTTCTCCACCAGCTCCGCGCGCGCAATCGCCGGGAAGGCGAGCTTCCGCTCCAACGCCATCAGCGGAATCACACGCAACGAGGACAGGAACAACCCCAGCGCCAGTGCACACACCATGGGCACCGCGCCAGGACCCAACGCGTACCCCTCCGTGAGCCGAGGCGCCAACCCACACACCGCCGCGACGATGAGGGCCGTGAGCGCCTGGTGGCACCAGAAGATGGTGAAGGTCTCGTCCTGCGTGGGCTCGTGCGGCTGGCGCACCAGCGCCGCGCTCAGGCCCAGGTCGCCCAGGAACACCCCCAGGGAGGCCGCGTACGAGACGATTCCAAACAAGCCATAGTCCGACGGGAACAACAGACGTGAGAGCACCAGGGCGCTCACGACGCGCAGCCCTTGCGAGGCCAGCGTGCGCGCCACCAGCACAATCATGCCCTTCAGGGCACGGGCCCTCACCTCGCCGGTGTCGACTTCGGGTGCCGCGGTCGCGTTCATCGCCAGAGTGAGGCCCGCTCCCGGCCTCCGCTCGCGCTCCAACGCGCGAAAGGTGGCCGGATGGTACGGGGCCCACCCCGGCCTCACAAGCAACGAGAGCAGCGCACCACGTCCCACCAGCAGCCAGGGCCTGGCTGTCCGCCCGCCCCTTCACCACGAAGGTTGCTCCTCACGGAGCCGCGAGGCTACGGTCCGTCGGCCATGTCACCGAGCCAGACCCTCCTCCAGTTCCTCAAGCGCGAGGTGCTCGTCGACGAGCACGAAGTCTTCCACCGCTCCTTGCGAGAAGCCCTGGTCGGCTCCTGCGACAGCGTGCTCGACATCGGCTGTGGGTCGGGCTCGCCCCTTCGCCACATCTCCCAGCACTTCTCCCGCTCGGTGGGCGTGGATGGGTACTCGGTGAGCATCGAGCGCAGCCGCGCCGCGGGCATCCATCAGGAGTACCACTGCATGGACCTGCTCGATGCGGGCAAGCACTTCGCCCCCAAGAGCTTCGACGCCGTCGTCGCCCTGGATGTCATCGAGCACTTCGAGAAGCCGCAGGGCTACGAGCTGCTCGAGATGATGGAGTCGCTGGCGCGCAAGCGCGTGGTCATCTTCACCCCCAACGGCTTCCTTCCCCAGGACGAGTGGGACAACAACGTCCACCAGGTCCA is part of the Myxococcus landrumus genome and encodes:
- a CDS encoding class I SAM-dependent methyltransferase, translated to MSPSQTLLQFLKREVLVDEHEVFHRSLREALVGSCDSVLDIGCGSGSPLRHISQHFSRSVGVDGYSVSIERSRAAGIHQEYHCMDLLDAGKHFAPKSFDAVVALDVIEHFEKPQGYELLEMMESLARKRVVIFTPNGFLPQDEWDNNVHQVHRSGWEVYDFELRGYRVTGMSGWKPLRGDFAHPRIKPARLGSRLSILTEPFATRFPQHAFQLLAVRDMEAS
- a CDS encoding oligosaccharide flippase family protein, which gives rise to MNATAAPEVDTGEVRARALKGMIVLVARTLASQGLRVVSALVLSRLLFPSDYGLFGIVSYAASLGVFLGDLGLSAALVRQPHEPTQDETFTIFWCHQALTALIVAAVCGLAPRLTEGYALGPGAVPMVCALALGLFLSSLRVIPLMALERKLAFPAIARAELVENLAQVACTLVLAWAGMGAWALALGALVRGVVGLVCIWWASPWRPRGVFRLEVLRRLLGFGLAFQLPPLVAALVAGWVPLVVGHVLGKESVGLVNWAWALASTPMMLSAVLNRVAFPAYCRLQDDPAGFAEYLATSLRRLSAVLLLALPVAVMGMPVVVPLFFGDRWSAAVPLVQWFTLECLLVTLTGLLATAQNAGGRPWERLVVVVGVGVAKWGVGTWAIHRFGLAGIGPMGVAVSLAEVWVTAWLVSRLNPALRGLVSQVVEPVVFVGLLLAGAVVAAEVWVVDGALVRWVAGVGVFTLLLLVRERVPGTLSLLGVLRDILAFVRSRRAATTGM